One stretch of Microbacterium terrae DNA includes these proteins:
- a CDS encoding aldehyde dehydrogenase family protein, translated as MSKRLAVPKTYKLYIGGAFPRSESGRTYEVASPAGEFLANAALASRKDAREAVVAARAAVSPWSGATPYNRGQVLYRVAEILEGRRAQFVDEIVAQTGVSAAVAGAEVDEATDRWVWYAGWCDKFAQIAGNGNPVAGPYFNISVPEPTGVVGVVAPQDTALVGLVSAIAPALVTGNAVVVVAAQRHPLSAISLAEVLATSDVPGGVVNVLTGSPAEITPWLASHPDVHALDLVGAGEFDWVEYEIAAAETLTRVLPPESGADAAAPSLARIAAFTETKTVWHPKSLV; from the coding sequence ATGAGCAAGCGGCTGGCCGTGCCCAAGACCTACAAGCTGTACATCGGCGGCGCGTTCCCGCGCAGCGAGTCGGGTCGCACGTACGAGGTCGCCTCGCCGGCGGGGGAGTTCCTCGCGAACGCCGCACTCGCCTCGCGCAAGGATGCCCGCGAGGCGGTCGTGGCCGCGCGGGCGGCGGTGTCGCCGTGGTCGGGCGCTACCCCGTACAACCGCGGCCAGGTGCTGTACCGGGTGGCGGAGATCCTCGAGGGCCGCCGCGCCCAGTTCGTCGACGAGATCGTTGCACAGACCGGCGTCTCGGCGGCGGTCGCCGGCGCCGAGGTCGACGAGGCGACCGATCGCTGGGTCTGGTACGCCGGGTGGTGCGACAAGTTCGCGCAGATCGCCGGCAACGGCAACCCGGTCGCGGGTCCCTACTTCAACATCTCGGTGCCCGAGCCGACCGGCGTCGTCGGCGTCGTCGCGCCGCAGGACACGGCGCTGGTCGGCCTCGTCTCGGCGATCGCCCCCGCGCTCGTCACTGGCAACGCCGTGGTCGTGGTCGCCGCGCAGCGGCATCCCCTCTCGGCGATCAGCCTCGCCGAGGTGCTCGCGACCTCGGATGTGCCGGGCGGCGTGGTGAACGTGCTCACGGGCTCGCCGGCGGAGATCACGCCGTGGCTGGCATCGCACCCCGACGTGCACGCGCTCGACCTGGTCGGAGCGGGCGAGTTCGACTGGGTCGAGTACGAGATCGCCGCAGCCGAGACGCTCACCCGGGTGCTCCCGCCCGAGAGCGGGGCGGATGCCGCGGCTCCGAGTCTCGCCCGCATCGCGGCGTTCACCGAGACGAAGACGGTCTGGCACCCCAAGAGCCTCGTCTGA
- a CDS encoding NRDE family protein, whose translation MCTVVIHVPDDETEPTRLLAVRDEDPARPWNPLGRWWPEADAGVVGVRDVRAGGAWLAAEPAAGRLAVLLNRADVTGRPESQIRSRGGIVLDAVAGRSPADDPATHGFNLVSVDGPRTVVTTWDGTQVRRIGLAPGTHMIAHGDPDDPSTPRIARWLPAFRDTPPAPGPHWYGPWIDLLAASAALESTDDAAIIRDNRPYGYPTLSLLACVAAVSEGDVDVHYGELSEPGHWGGLDL comes from the coding sequence ATGTGCACCGTGGTCATCCACGTCCCCGATGACGAGACCGAGCCGACACGACTGCTCGCCGTGCGCGATGAGGATCCGGCGCGCCCGTGGAACCCGCTGGGGCGCTGGTGGCCGGAGGCGGATGCCGGCGTCGTCGGGGTGCGCGACGTGCGCGCCGGCGGCGCGTGGCTGGCGGCCGAACCGGCCGCCGGGCGCCTCGCGGTGCTGCTCAATCGCGCCGACGTCACAGGGAGGCCCGAGTCGCAGATCCGCTCGCGCGGCGGCATCGTCCTCGACGCCGTCGCCGGCCGCTCGCCCGCCGACGACCCGGCTACCCACGGGTTCAACCTCGTCTCGGTCGACGGCCCGCGCACCGTCGTCACGACGTGGGACGGGACGCAGGTGCGCAGGATCGGCCTCGCTCCGGGCACGCACATGATTGCGCACGGTGACCCCGACGATCCGTCGACGCCGAGGATCGCGCGCTGGCTTCCGGCCTTCCGCGATACGCCGCCCGCCCCCGGCCCGCACTGGTACGGGCCGTGGATCGATCTCCTGGCCGCATCCGCGGCGCTCGAGAGCACCGACGACGCAGCCATCATCCGCGACAACCGTCCGTACGGCTATCCCACGCTGTCGCTCCTCGCGTGCGTCGCCGCGGTGTCGGAGGGCGACGTCGATGTCCACTACGGCGAGCTGTCCGAGCCCGGTCACTGGGGCGGACTCGACCTCTGA
- a CDS encoding S9 family peptidase, with translation MTAHESAAAPVADSRPIVRSHHGDDVEDRYEWFRAKEDAEVIAHLEAENSYTESRTAHLEALRGRIFDEIKGRTLETDLSVPARRGDWWYYGRTVEGKQYGIQCRAPLASPDDWTPPVLSPDTEVPGEQILLDGNIEAEGHEFFSLGSFEVTTDGSLMLYGVDVAGDERYTVRVRDLTTGEQLADEIPGTFAGATFSPDGRFIVYSTVDDAWRPDTVWLHELGTAVDTDAKLFHEPDERYWVGAGFTRSDRYLVIGLGSSITSEEWLLDADDLRGEPRVVWPRREGIEYDSSHAVVDGEDVLYVLHNDGALDFELIRVSASDPAGASEVVIPHRPGQRLLGVSTFRDWGVVGYRRGGLARLGMLDYATGAVDELDFDEPLYAVGSGGNPEWAPPLLRLGYGSFVTPGTVYDLDVATRELHLRKRQPVLGGYDPEDYAQARLWVTATDGAQIPVSLVWKRSFGEAGAAPRPLHLYGYGSYEHSIEPGFSVPRLSELDRGVVFAVAHVRGGGEMGRQWYEDGKLLAKRNTFTDFVDCARHLVDAGYTTPAQMVAEGGSAGGLLMGAVANLAPELFAGILADVPFVDALTTILDPSLPLTVIEWDEWGDPLHNADVYAYMKSYTPYENVRTDAAYPRILAVTSLNDTRVLYVEPAKWVARLREVGADALLKCEMVAGHGGVSGRYNAWKERAFELAWLFDVLGVAD, from the coding sequence GTGACCGCTCACGAATCCGCAGCCGCGCCCGTCGCCGACTCCCGCCCGATCGTCCGCAGCCACCACGGCGACGACGTCGAGGACCGCTACGAGTGGTTCCGTGCGAAGGAGGACGCCGAGGTCATCGCGCACCTCGAAGCCGAGAACTCCTACACCGAGTCCCGCACCGCGCACCTCGAAGCGCTGCGCGGACGCATCTTCGACGAGATCAAGGGACGCACGCTCGAGACCGACCTGTCCGTCCCGGCACGCCGGGGCGACTGGTGGTACTACGGCCGCACCGTCGAGGGCAAGCAGTACGGCATCCAGTGCCGGGCGCCGCTCGCCTCTCCCGACGACTGGACGCCGCCCGTCCTCTCCCCCGACACCGAGGTGCCCGGCGAGCAGATCCTGCTCGACGGCAACATCGAGGCCGAAGGACACGAGTTCTTCTCGCTCGGCAGCTTCGAGGTGACCACCGACGGGTCGCTCATGCTCTACGGGGTCGACGTCGCCGGCGACGAGCGCTACACCGTGCGGGTGCGCGACCTGACGACGGGCGAGCAGCTCGCAGACGAGATCCCCGGCACGTTCGCCGGAGCGACCTTCTCCCCCGACGGGCGCTTCATCGTCTACTCCACCGTCGACGACGCGTGGCGCCCCGACACCGTGTGGCTGCACGAGCTCGGCACAGCCGTCGACACCGACGCCAAGCTCTTCCACGAGCCCGACGAGCGCTACTGGGTCGGCGCGGGCTTCACCCGCAGCGACCGCTACCTCGTCATCGGGCTCGGATCGTCGATCACCTCCGAGGAGTGGCTGCTCGACGCCGACGACCTCCGCGGCGAGCCGCGCGTGGTGTGGCCTCGCCGCGAGGGAATCGAGTACGACTCGTCGCATGCCGTCGTCGACGGCGAGGACGTGCTCTACGTGCTCCACAACGACGGCGCCCTCGACTTCGAGCTGATCCGGGTGTCGGCATCCGACCCCGCCGGCGCGAGCGAGGTCGTCATCCCCCACCGCCCTGGTCAGCGACTGCTCGGAGTCTCCACGTTCCGCGACTGGGGCGTCGTGGGGTACCGCCGCGGCGGCCTCGCCCGCCTCGGCATGCTCGACTACGCAACCGGCGCCGTCGACGAGCTCGACTTCGACGAACCGCTGTACGCCGTCGGCTCCGGGGGCAACCCAGAGTGGGCGCCGCCGCTGCTGCGGCTCGGCTACGGCTCGTTCGTGACGCCCGGAACGGTCTACGACCTCGACGTCGCGACCCGCGAGCTGCACCTGCGCAAGCGTCAGCCGGTGCTCGGCGGCTACGACCCCGAGGACTACGCCCAGGCGCGGCTCTGGGTGACGGCGACCGACGGCGCCCAGATCCCGGTGTCGCTGGTGTGGAAGCGCTCGTTCGGCGAGGCGGGGGCGGCCCCACGCCCCCTGCACCTGTACGGCTACGGCTCGTACGAGCACTCGATCGAGCCCGGGTTCTCGGTTCCCCGGCTGTCCGAGCTCGACCGCGGCGTCGTCTTCGCGGTCGCGCACGTGCGCGGCGGCGGCGAGATGGGCCGCCAGTGGTACGAGGACGGCAAGCTGCTGGCCAAGCGCAACACCTTCACCGACTTCGTCGACTGCGCCCGCCACCTCGTCGACGCCGGCTACACCACCCCGGCGCAGATGGTGGCCGAGGGCGGCTCGGCGGGCGGGCTGCTGATGGGCGCGGTCGCGAACCTCGCGCCGGAGCTGTTCGCCGGCATCCTCGCCGACGTCCCCTTCGTCGACGCGCTCACCACGATCCTCGACCCGTCGCTGCCGCTGACCGTGATCGAGTGGGACGAGTGGGGCGACCCGCTCCACAACGCCGACGTGTACGCGTACATGAAGTCGTACACCCCGTACGAGAACGTGCGAACGGATGCCGCGTACCCGCGCATCCTCGCCGTCACCTCGCTCAACGACACCCGCGTGCTCTACGTCGAACCCGCCAAGTGGGTGGCGCGACTGCGTGAGGTGGGCGCCGACGCGCTGCTCAAGTGCGAGATGGTCGCCGGTCACGGCGGCGTGTCGGGTCGGTACAACGCCTGGAAGGAGCGCGCCTTCGAGCTCGCCTGGCTCTTCGACGTGCTCGGCGTCGCCGACTGA
- a CDS encoding glycerophosphodiester phosphodiesterase, which translates to MPHPAVPERAREPLHALVVVCVLAVASIVIAFLGATPVRVSSSELLGDVRTPGDDAFIASHRGGGAAAPENTLPAIRAALARGYDYVEVDVVLTRDRRPVLMHDSTVDRTTDGSGRVADLTLDQVRALDAGSWFHEEFTGTPVPTLAEFLDELARSGQRAIIELKGEWDADAVTSAVAEIDDRRLERRVAVASFDARPLALFAAASEVIPRMLILKNLPDDVVSAAAEAGVRGIIADRKAVLARPEVIDEVHAAEVRIVVYTLNSDTQWDAVTALGVDGIVTDDPRTLSDWQRGNADR; encoded by the coding sequence ATGCCCCACCCCGCCGTACCCGAGCGCGCCCGCGAACCGCTCCACGCCCTCGTCGTCGTGTGCGTGCTCGCCGTCGCGAGCATCGTCATCGCCTTCCTCGGGGCGACCCCCGTGCGGGTGAGCTCGAGCGAACTGCTCGGCGACGTGCGCACGCCCGGCGACGACGCGTTCATCGCGAGCCACCGCGGCGGGGGAGCCGCAGCGCCCGAGAACACGCTGCCGGCGATCCGAGCCGCGCTCGCGCGCGGCTACGACTACGTCGAGGTCGATGTCGTGCTCACCCGCGACCGCCGCCCGGTGCTCATGCACGACTCGACGGTGGACCGCACCACCGACGGCTCCGGGCGCGTCGCCGACCTCACGCTCGATCAGGTGCGTGCGCTCGACGCCGGCTCGTGGTTCCACGAGGAGTTCACCGGAACCCCGGTGCCGACTCTCGCCGAGTTCCTCGACGAACTCGCGCGCAGCGGTCAGCGCGCGATCATCGAGCTGAAGGGGGAGTGGGACGCGGATGCCGTGACCTCCGCCGTCGCCGAGATCGATGACCGCCGCCTCGAGCGGCGGGTGGCTGTCGCGAGCTTCGACGCACGCCCGCTCGCCCTGTTCGCCGCGGCATCCGAAGTCATCCCGCGCATGCTGATCCTCAAGAACCTGCCCGACGACGTGGTCAGCGCCGCAGCGGAAGCGGGCGTGCGCGGGATCATCGCCGACCGCAAGGCCGTGCTCGCGCGACCCGAGGTGATCGACGAGGTGCACGCGGCCGAGGTGCGCATCGTGGTCTACACGCTCAACAGCGACACGCAGTGGGATGCCGTGACCGCGCTGGGCGTCGACGGCATCGTCACGGACGATCCGCGCACGCTGTCGGACTGGCAGCGCGGGAACGCCGACCGCTGA
- a CDS encoding DEAD/DEAH box helicase, whose translation MPTTAPAQTSSRRRKPSSSRRDDEAPIIPILARKVREVEAKAQRGKLGPTNRVKFQVIAFLVREERARVKGDTTLADGARAELLKRLDGVATILAKTAARDTSLIQLLEVDQATSPVAKRMRRDWLLESGAELAPDELIITDVAPVKTAVVPAALAERQVVPTQVEARRDSNPFLAPDLTMRVVKETPRRRLDGWELMGPLYKAFETGAGGGSATMELPEVPEFDRLSPKGLEVMPHQSRFLEAVRAGHRTFLLADEPGLGKTAESVLAASVADAYPLLAVVPNVVKMNWAREVERWTPQRRATVITGDGEDIDAFADVFIVNYEILDRHLSWLGELGLKGMVVDEAHFIKNLTSQRSQNVLALASRIREQVRDPLLLALTGTPLINDVEDFDAIWRFLGWTTGEKPGAQLMEKLDETGLTPADKAFYPEARDAVISLGIVRRKKKDVAHDLPDKLIADLPVELDDEFGRSIRQAERELGARLAAKYRRILEARGDRGLAPGEIDDDIVRLVAHNELEESKAAGTGGDNVFTMVRKIGQAKAVLAADYAVQLQRSVGKVVFFAKHIDVMDAAEAHFAGAGVKTVSLRGDQTSAARQQAIDAFNSDPTVGIAVCSLTAAGVGVNMQASSNVVLAELSWTAAEQTQAIDRVHRIGQDEPVTAWRIIAAHTIDTKIAELIDSKQGLAARALDGEAVDPQSSDSVQLSALMHLLRQALGAQ comes from the coding sequence ATGCCGACCACGGCACCTGCCCAGACGTCCTCGCGACGTCGCAAGCCCTCGTCTTCGCGCCGCGACGACGAGGCACCCATCATCCCGATCCTCGCCCGCAAGGTGCGCGAGGTCGAGGCGAAGGCCCAGCGCGGCAAGCTGGGCCCCACCAATCGCGTCAAGTTCCAGGTGATCGCCTTCCTCGTGCGCGAGGAGCGCGCACGCGTGAAGGGCGACACCACCCTCGCCGACGGCGCGCGCGCCGAGCTGCTCAAGCGGCTCGACGGCGTGGCGACGATCCTCGCGAAGACCGCGGCACGCGACACCTCGCTCATCCAGCTTCTCGAGGTCGACCAGGCCACGTCGCCGGTAGCCAAGCGGATGCGCCGAGACTGGCTGCTCGAATCGGGCGCCGAACTCGCCCCCGACGAGCTGATCATCACCGACGTCGCCCCCGTCAAGACCGCCGTCGTGCCTGCGGCGCTCGCCGAGCGCCAGGTCGTGCCGACCCAGGTCGAGGCGCGCCGCGACTCGAACCCGTTCCTCGCCCCCGATCTGACCATGCGCGTCGTCAAGGAGACCCCGCGCCGCCGCCTCGACGGCTGGGAGCTCATGGGTCCGCTCTACAAGGCCTTCGAGACCGGCGCCGGCGGCGGTTCGGCCACGATGGAGCTGCCCGAGGTGCCCGAGTTCGACCGCCTCTCGCCCAAGGGCCTCGAGGTCATGCCGCACCAGTCGCGCTTCCTCGAGGCGGTCCGAGCCGGTCACCGTACGTTCCTGCTCGCCGACGAGCCGGGCCTCGGCAAGACCGCGGAGTCGGTGCTCGCAGCATCCGTCGCCGACGCGTACCCGCTCCTGGCGGTCGTCCCCAACGTCGTCAAGATGAACTGGGCGCGCGAGGTCGAGCGCTGGACGCCGCAGCGCCGCGCCACGGTGATCACCGGTGACGGCGAAGACATCGATGCATTCGCCGACGTCTTCATCGTCAACTACGAGATCCTCGACCGGCACCTGTCGTGGCTCGGTGAACTGGGCCTCAAGGGGATGGTCGTCGACGAGGCGCACTTCATCAAGAACCTCACGTCGCAGCGCTCGCAGAACGTGCTGGCCCTGGCCTCGCGCATCCGCGAGCAGGTGCGCGACCCGCTGCTGCTCGCCCTCACCGGAACGCCGCTCATCAACGACGTCGAGGACTTCGACGCGATCTGGCGGTTCCTCGGCTGGACGACGGGCGAGAAGCCCGGCGCGCAGCTGATGGAGAAGCTCGACGAGACCGGGCTGACCCCGGCCGACAAGGCCTTCTATCCGGAGGCGCGCGACGCGGTCATCTCGCTCGGCATCGTCCGTCGCAAGAAGAAGGATGTCGCGCACGACCTGCCCGACAAGCTCATCGCCGACCTCCCCGTCGAGCTCGACGACGAATTCGGACGGTCGATCCGTCAGGCCGAGCGCGAACTCGGCGCACGGCTCGCGGCGAAGTACCGTCGCATCCTCGAAGCGCGCGGCGACCGAGGACTCGCCCCGGGCGAGATCGACGACGACATCGTGCGCCTGGTCGCCCACAACGAGCTCGAGGAGTCGAAGGCTGCGGGCACCGGCGGCGACAACGTCTTCACCATGGTGCGCAAGATCGGCCAGGCCAAGGCGGTGCTCGCCGCCGACTACGCCGTGCAGCTGCAGCGCTCGGTCGGCAAGGTCGTGTTCTTCGCGAAGCACATCGACGTGATGGATGCCGCGGAGGCTCACTTCGCCGGCGCCGGGGTCAAGACGGTGTCGCTGCGCGGCGACCAGACCAGCGCCGCACGGCAGCAGGCGATCGACGCGTTCAACAGCGACCCCACCGTGGGCATCGCGGTCTGCTCGCTCACCGCGGCGGGCGTCGGCGTCAACATGCAGGCCTCGTCCAACGTCGTGCTCGCGGAGCTGTCGTGGACGGCCGCCGAGCAGACGCAGGCGATCGACCGTGTGCACCGCATCGGCCAGGACGAGCCCGTCACCGCATGGCGCATCATCGCCGCGCACACGATCGACACGAAGATCGCCGAGCTGATCGACTCGAAGCAGGGTCTCGCGGCCCGGGCGCTCGACGGCGAGGCCGTCGACCCGCAGTCGAGTGATTCGGTGCAGCTGTCGGCGCTCATGCACCTTCTGCGGCAGGCGCTCGGCGCGCAGTGA
- the coaBC gene encoding bifunctional phosphopantothenoylcysteine decarboxylase/phosphopantothenate--cysteine ligase CoaBC, translating into MFVVVGVTGGIAAYKTVHLVRLLVKGGHEVHVVPTEDAVRFVGLPTWESISRHPVTTSVHDDVARVRHVSLGQSADLVIVAPATANSLAKMAAGLADDLLGTTLLATTAPVVVAPAMHTEMWRHPSTQANIATLSSRGVTIVGPAEGELTGGDSGPGRMTEPEEILRVALAAAPSADLAGVSVVVSAGGTREPIDPVRFIGNRSSGRQGVAVALAAAERGAEVTLVAAHLDAGVLGDAQAHPRVRIAHVGTAGELAEAMTDAAAAADVVVMAAAVADYRVAEVAPRKLAKEDADGGLTLHLVQNDDILAGLVRGRRPGQVIVGFAAETPGEGETLLERGRRKAARKGADLLAVNEVGWSVGFESTDNAVSLLTADGDVVAEVAGSKRAVADALWDEVNGILNKQ; encoded by the coding sequence GTGTTCGTCGTCGTCGGAGTCACGGGCGGGATCGCCGCCTACAAGACGGTGCACCTCGTGCGCCTTCTGGTGAAGGGGGGTCATGAGGTCCACGTCGTGCCGACCGAGGACGCCGTGCGCTTCGTCGGCCTGCCGACCTGGGAGTCGATCAGCCGGCATCCCGTCACGACCTCCGTCCATGACGACGTCGCCCGTGTGCGGCACGTCTCGCTCGGCCAGTCGGCCGACCTCGTGATCGTGGCGCCGGCGACCGCGAACAGCCTGGCGAAGATGGCCGCGGGTCTCGCCGACGACCTTCTCGGTACGACCCTACTCGCCACGACAGCACCGGTCGTCGTGGCTCCGGCCATGCACACCGAGATGTGGCGACACCCCTCCACCCAGGCGAACATCGCGACCCTCAGCTCCCGCGGCGTCACGATCGTCGGGCCCGCTGAGGGGGAGCTCACCGGCGGCGACAGCGGCCCCGGACGCATGACCGAGCCGGAGGAGATCCTGCGGGTCGCGCTCGCCGCCGCTCCCTCGGCGGACCTCGCGGGCGTCTCGGTGGTGGTGAGCGCCGGCGGCACCCGAGAGCCGATCGACCCGGTGCGCTTCATCGGCAACCGCTCGAGCGGGCGGCAGGGGGTGGCCGTCGCGCTCGCCGCAGCCGAGCGCGGAGCCGAGGTGACGCTCGTCGCGGCCCACCTCGACGCGGGCGTGCTGGGCGACGCGCAGGCGCACCCGCGGGTGCGCATCGCGCACGTCGGCACGGCGGGGGAGTTGGCAGAGGCGATGACGGATGCCGCGGCCGCTGCCGATGTCGTCGTGATGGCGGCCGCGGTCGCCGACTACCGGGTCGCGGAGGTCGCACCGCGGAAGCTCGCGAAGGAGGATGCCGACGGCGGACTGACGCTGCACCTCGTGCAGAACGACGACATCCTCGCGGGCCTCGTCCGTGGGCGCCGGCCCGGACAGGTGATCGTCGGCTTCGCCGCAGAGACCCCGGGCGAGGGGGAGACTCTCCTCGAGCGGGGCCGCCGCAAGGCGGCGCGCAAGGGCGCGGACCTCCTCGCCGTCAACGAGGTCGGCTGGTCGGTCGGCTTCGAGTCGACCGACAACGCGGTGTCGCTGCTCACCGCCGACGGCGACGTCGTGGCCGAGGTCGCGGGCTCGAAGCGAGCTGTCGCTGACGCGCTCTGGGACGAGGTGAACGGCATTCTGAACAAACAGTAA
- a CDS encoding ATP-dependent 6-phosphofructokinase yields MKIGILTSGGDCPGLNAVIRGVVLKGTTTYDLEFVGIRDGWRGVVDGDFFPLTRHEVKGLSKVGGTILGTSRTNPYEGPRGGAENIAKTMYGHRLDGIIAIGGEGTLAAANRLANDGINVLGVPKTIDNDLRATDYSFGFDTAVNIATDAMDRLRTTGDSHQRCMVAEVMGRHVGWIALHAGMAAGAHAICIPEVPQSITEIAELVSRAHDRGRAPLVVVSEGFTLTGMDEAFSDKGMDAFNRPRLGGISEVLAPEIERLTGIETRATVLGHIQRGGSPSGFDRVLATRLGLAAADAVVAEAWGQMVALKGTDIVRVPFAEALGELNTVPRYRYDEAAALFG; encoded by the coding sequence ATGAAGATCGGCATCCTGACGAGTGGTGGCGACTGCCCCGGCCTGAACGCGGTCATCCGCGGTGTCGTGCTCAAGGGCACCACCACGTACGACCTCGAGTTCGTCGGCATCCGCGACGGCTGGCGCGGCGTCGTCGACGGCGACTTCTTCCCGCTGACCCGCCACGAGGTCAAGGGCCTTTCGAAGGTCGGCGGCACGATCCTCGGCACCAGCCGCACGAACCCCTACGAGGGGCCCCGCGGCGGCGCGGAGAACATCGCCAAGACGATGTACGGACACCGCCTCGACGGCATCATCGCCATCGGCGGCGAGGGGACCCTCGCCGCGGCGAACCGTCTCGCCAACGACGGCATCAACGTGCTCGGCGTGCCGAAGACCATCGACAACGACCTGCGGGCCACCGACTACTCGTTCGGCTTCGACACCGCCGTCAACATCGCGACCGATGCGATGGATCGCCTCCGCACCACCGGCGACTCGCACCAGCGCTGCATGGTCGCTGAGGTCATGGGCCGCCACGTGGGCTGGATCGCCCTGCACGCCGGCATGGCCGCCGGAGCGCACGCGATCTGCATCCCCGAGGTTCCGCAGTCGATCACCGAGATCGCCGAACTCGTGTCGCGCGCGCACGACCGCGGGCGTGCGCCGCTCGTGGTCGTGTCGGAGGGCTTCACCCTCACCGGCATGGACGAGGCCTTCAGCGACAAGGGCATGGACGCCTTCAACCGCCCGCGCCTGGGCGGCATCAGCGAAGTGCTCGCCCCCGAGATCGAGCGGCTCACCGGCATCGAGACGCGCGCCACCGTGCTCGGCCACATCCAGCGCGGCGGCTCGCCGTCGGGCTTCGACCGCGTGCTCGCGACGCGCCTCGGCCTCGCCGCGGCCGACGCCGTGGTCGCCGAGGCGTGGGGTCAGATGGTGGCGCTCAAGGGCACCGACATCGTGCGCGTCCCGTTCGCCGAGGCACTCGGCGAACTGAACACGGTGCCGCGCTACCGCTACGACGAGGCAGCCGCGCTCTTCGGCTGA
- a CDS encoding aldehyde dehydrogenase family protein produces the protein MSFLEYAPAPESRGILNLRDDYGLFINGGFRAGGGSPFATISPADEQHIATIASASDDDVDAAVAAARRAYERTWSKMSGRDRGKYLFRIARLVQERARELAVAESLDNGKPIKESRDVDVPLVAAWFFYYAGWADKLDYAGLGPDPQALGVAAQVIPWNFPLLMLAWKVAPALAAGNTVVLKPAETTPLTALLFAEILQQADLPPGVVNIITGAGATGAALVRHPDVDKVAFTGSTAVGREIAKAVAGTGKKVTLELGGKAANIIFDDAPIDQAVDGIVTGIFFNQGQVCCAGSRLVVQESIHDEVVDRLKRRLSTLRLGDPLDKNTDIGAINSAEQLARVRELSRIGEEEGAERWTADCPIPDRGFWFAPTIFTGVQASHRIARDEIFGPVLSVLTFRTPAEAIAKANNTPYGLSAGIWTEKGSRILAVADKLRAGVVWANTFNRFDPSSPFGGYKESGYGREGGKHGLAAYLKGASSPSRSRALSDGGGTRRAATKRAESKKGIRA, from the coding sequence ATGAGTTTCCTCGAGTACGCCCCCGCACCCGAGTCGCGCGGCATCCTGAATCTTCGCGACGACTACGGTCTCTTCATCAACGGCGGGTTCCGCGCCGGCGGCGGGTCGCCCTTCGCGACGATCTCGCCCGCCGACGAGCAGCACATCGCGACCATCGCCTCGGCCTCCGACGACGACGTCGACGCCGCGGTCGCGGCGGCGCGGCGCGCGTACGAGCGCACCTGGTCGAAGATGAGCGGACGCGATCGCGGGAAGTACCTGTTCCGCATCGCGCGCCTCGTGCAGGAGCGGGCGCGTGAGCTCGCGGTCGCCGAGAGCCTCGACAACGGCAAGCCGATCAAGGAGAGCCGCGACGTCGATGTGCCGCTCGTGGCCGCCTGGTTCTTCTACTACGCAGGGTGGGCCGACAAGCTCGACTACGCCGGCCTCGGCCCTGATCCGCAGGCCCTGGGCGTCGCCGCGCAGGTGATCCCGTGGAACTTCCCGCTGCTGATGCTGGCGTGGAAGGTCGCGCCCGCTCTCGCGGCGGGCAACACGGTCGTCCTCAAGCCCGCCGAGACCACGCCCCTGACCGCGCTGCTGTTCGCCGAGATCCTGCAGCAGGCCGACCTGCCTCCGGGGGTCGTCAACATCATCACCGGTGCCGGGGCGACCGGCGCGGCGCTGGTGCGGCATCCCGACGTCGACAAGGTCGCCTTCACCGGTTCGACCGCCGTCGGGCGCGAGATCGCGAAGGCGGTCGCGGGCACGGGCAAGAAGGTCACCCTCGAGCTCGGCGGCAAGGCCGCGAACATCATCTTCGACGATGCGCCGATCGACCAGGCTGTCGACGGCATCGTGACCGGCATCTTCTTCAACCAGGGTCAGGTGTGCTGCGCCGGCAGCAGACTGGTGGTGCAGGAGTCGATCCACGACGAGGTGGTCGACCGGCTGAAGCGCCGCCTCTCGACACTGCGCCTGGGCGACCCGCTCGACAAGAACACCGACATCGGGGCGATCAACTCGGCGGAGCAGCTCGCGCGCGTGCGCGAGCTCAGCCGCATCGGCGAGGAAGAGGGTGCCGAGCGGTGGACCGCCGACTGCCCGATCCCCGACCGGGGGTTCTGGTTCGCGCCGACGATCTTCACGGGCGTGCAGGCGAGCCACCGCATCGCCCGCGACGAGATCTTCGGTCCGGTGCTCTCGGTGCTCACCTTCCGCACGCCCGCCGAGGCCATCGCCAAGGCGAACAACACGCCGTACGGACTGTCGGCGGGGATCTGGACCGAGAAGGGGTCGCGCATCCTCGCCGTCGCCGACAAGCTGCGCGCGGGCGTCGTGTGGGCCAACACGTTCAACCGGTTCGACCCGTCGTCGCCGTTCGGCGGCTACAAGGAGTCGGGCTACGGCCGCGAGGGCGGCAAGCACGGGCTCGCGGCGTACCTGAAGGGCGCGTCCTCCCCGTCGCGCTCCCGAGCGCTGAGTGACGGCGGCGGGACGAGACGCGCCGCGACGAAACGCGCCGAGTCGAAGAAGGGGATCCGCGCATGA